The following DNA comes from Synechococcus sp. CC9616.
GTTTGTCCCTGCGTGGCGGTCGGACCGTGTTCGCCAAAAGTGGAACGTCGCAGGCGATCGATCTGTTCGAGGTTGAGGCGGATGCTCTGGAGTCCTTGCATGACCATGCCTCTCCAGAGTTGCTGGTGGTGCCTCGCCCTCTGGGCTTCTGCCAAACGGAAGCCCATGCCGTTCTGCTGTTGCCCTGGCTGGAGTTGGGCGCCGGCAATGCGACGGCTCTTGGACGTGGATTGGCGTTACTGCATCAGAGGTCGTCGGTTGCCCCCGAGTCTCACCGCTTTGGTTGGCATCGCGACGGTTTCATCGGTGCTGGCCCCCAGCCCGGTGGATGGCGTGATCGATGGGGGGATGCCTTCACAGAGCTGCGATTGCTCCCTCAGCTGAAGCTTGGTCGATCCTGGGGCTTGAACCTCGAGGACTGTCTCCCACTCCTGGAGGCTCTCGCCAGCCATCTGAA
Coding sequences within:
- a CDS encoding fructosamine kinase family protein, with translation MDSSLQEALVAPNGLLAGETLESVHPVSGGCIHRAWRLSLRGGRTVFAKSGTSQAIDLFEVEADALESLHDHASPELLVVPRPLGFCQTEAHAVLLLPWLELGAGNATALGRGLALLHQRSSVAPESHRFGWHRDGFIGAGPQPGGWRDRWGDAFTELRLLPQLKLGRSWGLNLEDCLPLLEALASHLNRLLITPSLVHGDLWGGNAGALSDGRGTIFDPAAWWAHHEVDLAMTHLFGGFSKDFYRAYNSVIPAQQGFEDRIEIYNFYHLLNHANLFGGGYIEQSKACLRSLVRRLI